The following DNA comes from Mastomys coucha isolate ucsf_1 unplaced genomic scaffold, UCSF_Mcou_1 pScaffold11, whole genome shotgun sequence.
CTGAAGGAGAAGGGAATGAAGGGggggaaagaggaaaggttttGTGTGGAGAAAAATCCTCAAGCTTCTGGGGTGTAACACAGCTTCAGTCCCTACCCTGCTGGGAAAGCCCAGACTCAGGAGACATGGTCCAAGGAAATCCCTGACAGAAAACCTGGAGAGGGCAGGGCTGTTGAGCCTGAAACACACTCCACACCCATGGTGACAGTCACTTCTCAGATATGCCTAGGAACCTACCTAAAAACCTTTGGCCATCTCTCTCTGAAAAGATGAGgctgcaaatacacacacacacacacacacacacacacacacacacacacacacacgaatgtccTTCAAGCTTTTTGACAAGGTTTCCTGGTGGATCCCCGGGATTTGAAGTTGTTCTCAGCAGGTATCTGGGAGTCTTGACTTGTGGCCCTCTGAGTAAATGGATGAAGAGAAGAATGGGGTCCTTTGAGTAACAGGTGAATCTAGAAAATTCTGTGGGAGTCAGCAGGGAAGAGTGGAGGAGGGTAAGGTACAAAACTAACTATAGCACGAGGAGGGGAAAGAGTGGGAGATAATTCCGGAGACACAGTGACCCCAAGCTGCATCGGAAAGCATGAGGGGCCAGCAGGAGGGCCGTCCAGTGGCAGGTTGTCAGCTTCTAGATCAGAGGGTGGGTCACACTTGCTCTTTCTATCCTCAGGGTCACCTCCTCGCACAGGGAGTGTCTCCTACATCAACATCATTATGCCTTCAGTGTTTGGTACCATCTGTCTCCTGGGCATTGTGGGAAACTCCACAGTCATCTTTGCCGTGGTAAAGAGGTCCAAGCTACACTGGTGCAGCAATGTCCCTGACATCTTCATCATCAACCTCTCTGTGGTGGACCTGCTCTTCCTGCTGGGCATGCCTTTCATGATCCACCAGCTCATGGGTAATGGTGTCTGGCACTTTGGGGAGACCATGTGCACCCTCATCACAGCCATGGATGCCAACAGTCAGTTCACCAGCACCTACATCCTGACTGCTATGGCCATTGACCGCTACTTGGCCACCGTCCACCCCATCTCCTCCACCAAGTTTCGGAAGCCCTCCATGGCCACCCTGGTGATCTGCCTCCTGTGGGCTCTCTCGTTCATTAGCATCACCCCTGTGTGGCTCTATGCCAGGCTCATCCCCTTCCCAGGGGGTGCTGTGGGCTGTGGCATCCGCctgccaaacccagacactgacCTCTACTGGTTCACCCTGTATCAGTTTTTCCTGGCCTTTGCGCTTCCATTCGTGGTCATCACTGCTGCGTACGTGAAAATACTACAGCGCATGACATCTTCCGTGGCCCCAGCCTCTCAACGCAGCATCCGGCTTCGGACGAAGAGGGTGACCCGCACAGCCATTGCTATCTGTCTGGTCTTCTTTGTGTGCTGGGCTCCCTACTATGTGCTGCAGCTGACCCAGCTGTCTATCAGTCGCCCGACCCTCACATTTGTCTACCTGTACAACGCAGCCATCAGCTTGGGCTACGCCAACAGCTGCCTCAATCCCTTTGTGTACATAGTACTCTGTGAGACCTTTCGAAAACGCTTGGTGTTGTCGGTGAAGCCCGCGGCCCAGGGGCAGCTTCGCACGGTCAGCAATGCTCAGACAGCTGACGAGGAGAGGACAGAAAGCAAAGGCACCTGACAGTTCCCTGTCACCTCCAAGTCAGGTCACCGCATCAAACCATGGGGAGAGATACTGAGAGAAACCTGAGGCTACCCTGAGAGGATGCAGAAGCTGGAGGCTGGGGGCTTGTAGCACCACATCCCATGGGGTCCACACATTGCTAGGGAGGCTTGTAGCCAGGTTTGGGGGGAAGCTTCAGACTTCAGGGATCCCCTTGGCAGAATAGAAGCGGAGCAAACAAGAAATGGTGGTTTAACTGGTTCACGGGTTCTCTGTCTGTTGGCTCGCATATATCTTTCTCTCAAGGGAAGAGGGTGAAGGTGCCTAGCTGGGTTCCTTTAAAACTAGGCAGGACTAGGAACTGAACAGCTAGAGCTATACTGTGAGGCTGGACAAGCCGAGAACTCCCTCTCATCGCTCGTCGGGTGTGATAAAAGGCAGTCTTTCTCCCAAGCTGGCGGATCTTCTAAAGCATGCTGCCTGGGCTCCAGCATCCTGTACGGATTTCACTCTCTCTTTAGGGGAATGCATGCTTACATTGGGGTGGGTGGGGCTCTGAGCCCACAGGAGTTTAAAAACCGAAAGAGCCCAATGTATCGAAAGATCCAATCACTGAGAATGACAAGGAGACCTGGGGTTGATGTAGCTCTCAAAACTAATAAAAAGGGGCTTTCCCAGTGACAGGGCCATTTTTTTTCCATAGGGCACAGCTGTCTATGGCTGATCCAGAGTGAGCATCCATGAATTCTGCATGTGAAGGGGTCACTCTAATGCCTGATATGTTGGCATCATCTTTGTGCTTGAGCCTTCCACTCccaaatggaaatgaaataaagGCAAAATCCCCACCCACGTCATTCTGGAGGCTCCTGCGTAATTGcttgtgctgtgtgctgtgtgctgtgtgtgtgtgtgtgtgtgtgtgtgtgtgtgtacgtgtagtgtgctgtgtgtgtgtgtgtagtgtgctgtgtgctgtgtgtgtgcacgcgtgtgtctGCTATATAAGGAAAGAGGGGGTCACTTGACTATAGTATTTGGATCTTGTTTGGGACTGCATTTCTAGGGAGCCTGAAGTCAAGGGATTTGGTTTTCTGGAGCCACAGGGAGAAGGTTAGTGGTTTTTATAGAACTACTCTGAATTCATTCTGTCTTGCAGGGCTGTGACTGGACTTGTTCTGGGGACTCTGCATCCTGGCTTGGACTCCTGTTATCATCAGTGCTGGTCCCTCAGGCCTCCAAGTTCTAGTGTGACTCCCCCAGaccctcccctccctgcttcaTGCTGAGTCACCAGCTGCAGGGCTGGCTCTAGGGGGAAGTCTGAGCAGGTCTCTGTTGGATGCAGCTAAGATCGGCCGGGTACCCTAAAAGCAGATGGCCAGTCAGGCCGCTAGGAGGCAGTCGTGGCTGCTGCTTCTAAGCTCTGTCATCAAGAGGGTGCAGGAAGCTGGAGCTGTCAGGATGCTGCTTAGAGGATGTTAATGAGAGCCAGAGCAAGTTGTCCTGGAGGCTGGCCCCCCT
Coding sequences within:
- the Mchr1 gene encoding LOW QUALITY PROTEIN: melanin-concentrating hormone receptor 1 (The sequence of the model RefSeq protein was modified relative to this genomic sequence to represent the inferred CDS: inserted 2 bases in 2 codons); translation: MSVGAGKEGVGRAVGLRGSRGCQAVEEDPFLDCGAHAXGQGGGGRWRLPQPAWVDGRXNSREQATCTGCMDLQTSLLSTGPNASNISDGQDNLTLAGSPPRTGSVSYINIIMPSVFGTICLLGIVGNSTVIFAVVKRSKLHWCSNVPDIFIINLSVVDLLFLLGMPFMIHQLMGNGVWHFGETMCTLITAMDANSQFTSTYILTAMAIDRYLATVHPISSTKFRKPSMATLVICLLWALSFISITPVWLYARLIPFPGGAVGCGIRLPNPDTDLYWFTLYQFFLAFALPFVVITAAYVKILQRMTSSVAPASQRSIRLRTKRVTRTAIAICLVFFVCWAPYYVLQLTQLSISRPTLTFVYLYNAAISLGYANSCLNPFVYIVLCETFRKRLVLSVKPAAQGQLRTVSNAQTADEERTESKGT